In Procambarus clarkii isolate CNS0578487 chromosome 13, FALCON_Pclarkii_2.0, whole genome shotgun sequence, the following are encoded in one genomic region:
- the LOC123757233 gene encoding uncharacterized protein produces the protein MARLLWQGEACVHISGRISSVYLLQVLFSSVYTSCRSLFFVMATARGRDGLEEMSQEDFLKEAVTAPMSEDQRWLRRPSRPYTSYSQRWRGNSRKRGDRGQDAWRSSSYQQARGGFTPSQGSRRDGMRPGVMIAHEPHPRRPLPLRSNPSARPFESILTLGSHEASTVKEGPGRQEEGKVILDMEAVANNAQPAHKVNFVLGQLLPVKAGRNYHFLPVQDLALLRRDTILKLLVGMLNTGERGVVYLGVQDGGRVEGVSCEPQILGQFVEGLMKSIQFYLMPRLHAPQYGVRYTNVLTSKDQILNNVWVVELHAVPKMQHYYNAVMDMDYHIRHNTHTETLPFPSFCSAIVATTSRPYQQETSKLEQKVKLLEKALQERGVDISSVGPHVCDNCWFADCPAQCYGRAPVVCGSRR, from the exons ATGGCTCGTCTTCTCTGGCAGGGGGAAGCGTGTGTGCATATATCGGGTCGTATATCGTCGGTATACCTCCTGCAGGTGCTCTTCTCGTCGGTATATACCTCCTGCAGGAGCCTCTTCTTTGTAATGGCTACGGCAAGAGGCAGAGACGGGCTGGAGGAGATGTCGCAGGAAGATTTCCTGAAGGAGGCGGTGACGGCGCCCATGTCGGAAGATCAGCGGTGGCTCCGGCGGCCCTCCCGCCCCTACACCAGCTATAGCCAGAg ATGGCGTGGCAACAGCAGGAAGCGTGGAGATCGAGGCCAGGACGCCTGGAGGAGCTCATCTTACCAGCAGGCCAGGGGAGGCTTCACGCCCTCCCAGGGGTCCAGGAGGGACGGGATGAGACCCGGAGTGATGATAGCCCACGAGCCCCATCCCAGACGGCCGCTACCTCTCAGGTCGAACCCCTCAGCCCGGCCTTTTGAGTCCATCCTGACGTTAGGGAGTCACGAGGCTTCAACA GTAAAGGAGGGGCCCGGACGTcaggaggaggggaaggtcatCTTGGACATGGAAGCGGTGGCGAACAACGCGCAGCCAGCTCATAAGGTCAACTTTGTCCTGGGCCAACTACTGCCAGTTAAGGCAGGTCGCAATTATCACTTCCTTCCCGTTCAGGACCTGGCTCTCCTCCGGCGAGATACCATACTCAAG CTGCTGGTAGGGATGCTGAACACTGGGGAGCGAGGGGTGGTGTACCTGGGCGTCCAGGATGGCGGTCGAGTAGAAGGGGTCTCCTGCGAGCCCCAGATCCTCGGTCAGTTCGTCGAGGGACTCATGAAGAGCATTCAGTTCTACCTGATGCCCCGACTCCACGCCCCTCAGTACG GAGTGAGGTACACCAATGTGTTGACATCGAAGGATCAGATCCTGAATAACGTGTGGGTGGTGGAGCTCCACGCCGTCCCCAAGATG caacactactacaacgctgTGATGGACATGGATTACCACAtccgccacaacacccacaccgagacgctccccttcccctccttctGCAGCGCCATCGTCGCCACCACCTCCAGGCCCTACCAGCAAGAGACGAGCAAGTTAGAGCAGAAGGTGAAGCTCCTGGAGAAGGCGCTGCAGGAGAGAGGAGTGGACATCTCCTCTGTGGGGCCTCACGTGTGCGACAACTGCTGGTTCGCCGACTGCCCTGCACAATGTTATGGAAGGGCGCCTGTGGTGTGCGGCAGCAGACGCTAA
- the LOC123757077 gene encoding ubiquitin conjugation factor E4 A-like yields MPSAEQVYVGILQLKDGKDSEYYNDLVADLNDIYQKISVEDRFMYVSQILKRDHAEQFSHLSTQTTDFSFFQQFSVSREESSEVVPEEFIDSVTQAVMEAPVMLHSSKMVVDESTLVRLLLESASDPFTRHPLVHGSYSRLPHLQADILAWRNTPRALPQ; encoded by the coding sequence atgccttcagccgaacaagtctatgtgggtataTTACAGCTCAAGGATGGAAAAGATTCCGAGTATTACAACGATCTCGTCGCTGATTTAAATGATATTTACCAAAAAATATCTGTAGAGGACAGATTTATGTATGTTTCTCAGATTCTAAAACGTGATCACGCAGAACAGTTCTCTCACCTTAGTACGCAGACAACAGATTTCAGCTTTTTCCAGCAATTCTCAGTATCGCGTGAAGAATCCTCGGAGGTGGTCCCGGAGGAGTTTATAGACAGCGTGACgcaggcggtgatggaggcgccggtgatgctgcactcgtccaagatggtggtagacgagtcgacgctggtccGCCTGCTGCTGGAGTCGGCCTCCGACCCCTTCACGCGGCACCCTCTTGTCCACGGCTCCTACAGTCGCCTGCCCCACCTCCAGGCTGACATTCTTGCCTGGAGAAACACTCCCAGGGCTCTGCCACAGTGA